The Lolium perenne isolate Kyuss_39 chromosome 6, Kyuss_2.0, whole genome shotgun sequence genome segment ACAATTCTAATTAACCAACGGCAAATGTTTTTGCCAAAAGAAAATAAAGAACAAAAATAGTAGTGCACAAAGGCTAACTCACATACAAAATAAAGGCTAATTCCACACAAGAGAAATGCACATTGTGCAACGCAAGATGTACACTTAACGAATTAGGAGAAGTGAACCCCACTGCTATACCAAATGAACTTATCGGAAATATAAAAGCGAACTCCACATTCTTTTGTTTTGAACTGGGTGTTTATCATGTCATTTTAACTGAAGCTATCCGGAAAAAATGAACTTCCCCTTTGAATAATGCTAACTTATCTACTGCATATTATTTTGCTTTCATGAATATAAATATTTGATTCTAGCAGGTATATATATCATGAATAAAAAAAGTTTGTTTGCAGCACCTACCTGACAGACAACACCTACTGCTGTGCAAGCCTGCCTCTACGCACTGCCCTCGTCGCGGGTGACTACCATGACGTTGATGAGGTTCACAACTTCTCCAAACTTCTTCACTCTTTTCGGATTGACTTCCTGTTGGTTGCGTGTCGATTGCCAACCATCATTGACAATGAACTGCTATAGAACATAAGTGCGCACTTCCTGGGATTAGGTAAAATCATCACAAACATCTTAAAATCATACACCTAAGAATCATCGCAATTAGTTTTGCAAATACAAGTATTAGTCTATTAGAGGTAATTCATTTCATTCATCTAATCAACTGAACTTCAAGCGCGGAAGAACCGAACTATGTCAAAAACATAAACTGAGATGCAACCACATACATTCTAAACAGCTGTGGTGGGTCAACTACTGATGTCCAGGAAAATCAGAGTGGCATTAACACCAGGTCAGAGGCTTAAGGGGAATTACAGTGAAGGTCGAAAAGTGAAATTTATTTATAAACAAACTGAACTTCTACTTTATAGTCAGACACGCATCAGCATATATATGTAGCATATTTTGCCCATGCATGGTTTCATTTTTTCCATAGGAAACAGAGAACAACACACACAAAAGAAAGAGACAGAACATTGTTTCAGAAGTAGAAATCAACAGTTGACAAACCTAAAGATGGAGCTGTAGAGAGCGATGTGAAGCCCGCTGGACTGTCGAGGATACGCGAGTGAACCCCCATTGTAGCTACATTTATGCACATGGAACTTTACACTATcaataagaaataaaataatagtcAATCTAGCAAGAATATCTAAACTAAAGTAGCAGAAGATGTGAACCTCACGAATTAGGAGAAATGAACTCCACGGATTAGGAGAAATGAACTAAGTTTGAGTGTGAGAAATGTTCGAAGATTTCATTGCCGAAATGTGACATCTATCAAGGTGGACATCCTTAACCTACACCAGCTATTAGCGCCGTAATGGTTGGATCGACATGACATTTCTGCTGGTGTATGTGATGGTGGCCGAGGGTTCTTCGAGGCCTCTTCCTTAATGGCTGGTAGCCTGGTACTACGATGAGACCAACAAAAGACTAGTAATAATCAAGAAACTAACATTTGTTTGCCTTCAGGTTCGAGCACAGAAACTCGGTAGCAACTTCTTAGAACTTTGTCACAACTATACCTATTTGTGTCCAGACTGAAGGTATTTGCAAGTGCAATGATTTACTTTAACATTCTAAAATTTTATCACACAGAGTGAACTGCCCGGGATGTATGGAGTGCACTTCCCTGATGTATATGATGCACATGAAATGGACTCCCGCAAAATAAAAAGAGTGAACTTGCCATTTTGAACAAAGTGAACTGTGAGTAGATCTGGAGCGAAACCAACTTGCGAATTTaaaaacaaattttcacaataagGTTAATTGGACCAACAGAACTTCCCAAAAATTAAATGCGAACTTCGCAATGGGTTTAACCCAACTCGTTAACCAAATGTAAATATTTACAAAAAAAATCATGCACAGCAGCGGTTAAGTAATATAGTCTAGCACCAACATGAGTTTTTATATCTGAACTTCCCACACTAGCTCTCTAAACTGACTGCGCACTATTTCTAAACTACAGGTAGTGCAGAGCTAGGAAGCCACACACGCTGCGGTTCAGATGTATCTTTAGTAGTAGTTCAGAATCAGTGTTCCACTGGATTAAGCCGTGCAGTAGGCCGCTCGGCTGGATGAGAAAAGATAAACTTACCCAAACTGAGGTGGTGGATTTGGAGATAGCCACAAGGCTGAGGCTTTCGGCAGCGATGGATTTCCATGACATGCAGTGGAGCACCCAGCCAGGCAGGAGAAGACGGGGTCGTTGGAGTTCGTCCCGTGACCGGACACATAGGCAGCAATGCGGATACTACAAGACAGTAATGTCTTTGTTAAATCAAATTAGCGAACATAAATTTTAGAAGAAAATATATGACACTCACATGGGGGAATTTGCTCGAGCACCTCCCATGTAACCATCTACACATGAATTCAAACAGGGGCACCTTTGAGTGCCTACCAGCAGCATAACATCAAAAAGGCTTTAGCAAGACATCAAAGAGCAGGTAACCAAACTTGGTCAGGAATGCGATGGTTGCACTTCCCGGAAAAAAATTGAACTTCACAACCGCATCGCATTGTCTATGTTACAAAAAAGAATTTCATGCAAGAACCGAGTGAGCTTCCGAAAGAAGATGACGTGAACTTCCAAACTGTTTTTACCACAAAAAATGGACTTCTCATATGTACAAATAGAAAACTGAATGAATTACTGCCTAAAAAATGAATTGAACTCCCTTTTGGTCCTAATCCGACTGCTATAAATAACCAAGAGAACCGCTCGATGCTGCACTCAGGAATATGAGCAGGTCCATTTTCATGTACTGAACCTGTCTAGAACAAAGAATGAACTTCTTTAGCAATTGCAAGAATAAATTATTGCAAATTAGAGGAATGTCGACACAGACAGAGAAATACTTGTGGAAGTTATTCTAGAAACATAGTGCTTCCTGCCAACAAATTAAGCTAACTACTGCAGGAACAAGTGAATTTATTTTGGGCCAAGAAAACTGAACTTACTATCTGCACGAAGTGAACTTTTATTGATATAGCCCTCCTCGGAAAACAGAAGTGAACTAACATGAGCGATCCCTAAGGATGATGTAGTGAACTTCGTGGTAGAAAAATGTGAACTTTTCTTCCTCACGAATAAATGCAAATAAGGAAATTATAAAAAGAATGAACTTTCTGGAATTGATTTGTATGCTAACGTCCAAATTTTTCTGAGACAAACAAGCACTCACAAATCTATTTTTAATTAAACTTCATAAGTGGATGAGGTGAGCTTCTATTTGTTCCATAATCAGTCGATGCAAAGATAGGTGTTCTCTAAACTGTTTGCACAAGCAAACATGTGGAGTAATACAAGGAAATAAACTAGAACGGACTGCAGCATCAACATAGATCATATAAAAGGAAATATCATAGGTAATTGTTTGGAAGCGCATACCAAATGCAAGTGCCTTCATTTTCATACATTTTTTTCTAGTAAGTGCCAAACATGCTTGCCATCAGGAGCCTCAAAGGTCCTGCCATACAGAAGATATAGTTCATTTTCTAGAGCTCATTGTAGTGATATATAAAAACAATGGAATAGCATAAATGCTAGATATACAATCGCAGAGCAGCATTGTTATAAAAGTTGATTAACGAGATATTTTTGAGTTTCAAGACATGATAAAATAAGTGAGCTTCCCCTAATGGAGGAACTGAACTTTTAGCAAATAAAAAGGTGAACCGCAGAACCACATTGCTTTTTAATTAGCTATAATTCCCATGTACATGTACCAAACATCGCAGTACGGAGAAAGTGAACTTCAGATAAGAAAAGATTGAGCTTCCAGTCATGCCTAAAGTGCCAACGATCACCATGAAGAGCATCTCTTAGGTGCAGAACAAGCAGCAAAGTGGAGCATGAATTATGAGCTTCCAGGTCGTAACCAAGTGGAGCATGCAGCAATATCATTTGCATGCAGCAACAAGCATAGCAACCATAGTCTATAGTGCGAGGAGCAGACTCACCTGGGCATGAGAGACTCGCCGAAGCCGTGGTCTATAGGAACATTGGTTCCATTTTATGCATGTTCGCAATACAACTCCTGAACAAAACCGAATATGTAAAAGAACTGCTCCAGGACCCAACTGTGAACTTCCATAGAAAAGAAAACTACCTGCGCGGTCGCTGCTTTCGTGCTCTGCTCGTGATCAAGCTTGACGATCCATCTGCAGCAGTGCAATGTGATGTGCTAAGCAAGTAAGATGAGGGGTAGCCTGCTTGATGTCATGCCTCTGGGAAGCTCGGAGCAGAGCCTACAAGGCTGAGGGGAAACTGATGCATGGCAATACCTCCTTACCAACACAGAGGTGAACTTCCTAGAGACACGTGGTGGACTCTCGGGCGTCGCGAAGTGGACTGCCTAGTGGTGGACTGCCAAGCGGTGCGATTTGGACTCCCCTGGCAGCTTCGGGGGCTACGCCCAAGCTGCAGGGTGCGGGGTGTTTACTGTTGCTTCAACTAAAAAGTGATCTTCAAGCTACACCAAGCTAATTACTacgatttgttcagtgttgctTCAAGTAAAAAGAAAACCAACTTCCTGGCAGTAAAAAATTCTCACATATATCCAATGCCGTTTTTGGTAAGTACCATGCTCTGTTTCCTAATAATCATATGCACTTAAGAATCCAGTGTGAACCTAAAATGTATTATGATAAGAAGTTGGTAAGCATAAATTTAAAGGGAACGGATAAACAAGTATAACTGAGAATATATTAAAAATCACATCATATTGCCATGAAAGTTTCAAAAATGCACTAATGCCTACTGAACAAGCGAAGAAGTGAACTCCTCGCGTTAGACAAATTGAGCTTCAGCAACGGACAAGGTGCACTTCAAAAACAAAACTAAAACTCAAGAATATGCACTTCTATTTTGGGATCATCTCACTGCTAGGAAAACTAAAAGTGCACTCACCAGATAAGTTCTTTCGATTGATCATTTTTAGCCAAATACGAACACTTCTATTTCACATCAGTGGCATCACTAGTAAGCAGCAGCGATACAGTAGTTCATATCAGCAGGGGCATAAGTTCGCTTGAGTAATGCACGAACCTGGTGCTAGAGGGAGTAATGCACTCCATTGGTGAGCTCCCTGTGGCGGCAGCGGTGAACTCCGCCGGCTCTGTCAGTGGACCGCCCGACTGTGCGATGTGGCCTCCCGAAGGGAGGAGGCCCGGGAAGGCAGGAAAGTGCCACCCTGTGGAATCCCACGCACCTCCCTTGTGAACTGTAGTGGGTGGCGCCGCCGGACCCATTGGACGCAGGGGGTGTACCGGCCGACGGCGGACCGCGTGCAATGCAGGGGAGGGTAGGGCATCTGCCCGACCTGCCGCTGTGGAGCCCTCGCTCGCCGGCGACAGGGAAGATGGGGGAGGCGGGGCCATCGGGGATGTGGGCCTGCGGCAACACGCTAGTGGTTGGAAGTAGGGCGGTGGCCGTGGCGGCGTGCTGGCTGTGGCAAGCGACTCGGCGCGATACGGCGGCGCGACGTGGGGAGGCAGCCGTGGAGACAGTAGGTGGCGGCGCGCATGGAGGAAGGAGGCCGGATCGCGTGGTGGAGTATGGAGGCCGGGGCCGGGCCGTTGGGGAGGGAGGTCAGGCGTCGGGGATCCGGGAGGCGCACGGCGGCGGGGATCCGGGAGACGCACGGCGGCGGGGATTCGGGAGGCGCGCGGAGGCGGCGGTGCTCGCGATTTGGAGGTCGGGAGGTGCCGGCGCTAGCGCGGTGGAGGCCTCGTCGCGGCTCTAGCGCGATGGAGCCCGGGAGGCGGCAGCGCGCTATCTGGAGGGCGGCTGGCGGCGACCGGAGGACGTAGGCGGGTCGGGGGAGGCCGGGGGGCGGTGACCGGAGGAGGAAGGTGGGTCAGGGGAGGCTGGGTGGCGGCGGGTTGCTCGGGCGCAGGGAGGGAGGTGGGGAATGCGGGGGtcagggatttttttttttttgacagagGTGTGCTTTCGTTGGGTGGGTGGCGGTTCGGTCAGATTCGGCTCGGATCCAGGTAGAAACTAAAGCGGGAAtagggttcgagaatagctattctagaacccctcttaaagggggttcgagaatagttgggctctatatatatatatatatatatatatatatatatatatatatatatatatatatatattgtcctaactatattgttgtgtacgctattatgcagaatgaagcttaGGGAATgtagaataaggaacatccatgatgttgggttcattgacccacaaatcgttaatggatatatgTTAGAAAAACATCCCGCCGACGTGGAGCAAGACCTGTGGctttttcttacaaagcaggaactcaaaagtgatattctatttccttaccattttgggtgagtgtttctgtcttgagtacattctcttttgtttactccatgcatggtatgtggctattcgatgagttatgcatgactgtgcatgtatcgtgtccacaggttccactggattctgctagtaattcaattccacacctcctcagttctcgtcatcgactctctgaatatggatccaaagctttagctcgacatgagaagaatgatgcaaaagtaattattttcattcatttgcgctctatatcggtcggcctatttcgttcatttcctaatatcaagtaactaataactctcttgttcatttaattttctttgcctcatagggtttggagacggttcgcagatgaaaatgtcggtgaattcaaaaaagaactacaatttAGAAGGTCAGTGActagggatattcagccaccggggaccaatctatatggatactatgtttgtgagatgatccggagatacacctctgagcggcagCCGTCTGATAAcaatgtcaagaggaataacctccggaagacgcttagtccagaagctcgtttccgaccacttcaagaggaactagcaggatggttcatgagggaagtcctccatcctaaaggagaacactattacgaggacgtagaacttctgatgtagtaaattatgtatggaaacttgttcaaaattgtatatggtcatccgatattgaatatatattgtatattcctcttgaattctttttggttctaatttcaaatttgtttgaaattgtacattcatatgcatgtatgtagtaccgtagaatatgtgaaaatccttcaaaattaaaataaaacacaaaagaaataaaataatacaaattaaaaagaaactagatTTAgggcctgcggcggcctttagtcttggttggccagaagaaccgcgactaaaggtcctcaaagggggggggggggggggctttagtcgcgcttatttaatcccggttgcgcaaccgggattaatgacacttgccaaccgggactaaagcccctttttctaccagtgaacgTTCCTGATATTAATACAACATGCAATATGCATCTTTGATTACAAGTTTTGTAATGGAAGCATGTTAGTACTAGTGTTGATGGACTTCGTATGGCAAACTTAATTTGTGGCAATTCACCAAAATTTGTTAACGTACCTTCTCCCGAAACTGAATTGGTAGGCTGTAAAAGTCTATAGCTATCCACCGACtcttttttcggaaccaaactttCTACACATGAGTAGCACCGACCTCTGACGTGTAGATGAAATTAGGTTAGGTGTGTGCCGGTCGTCACCTTGGTGGTGCGTGTGCTACGTGGATGATGTGAAGCGCCAGATCTTCTTTTGGCAACAAGTGTCCCTCCCTCGCCAATCCAAAGCAGATTAAGCTGACCAATAATTGGGGTTGCCACATGATTAGCTCTGAAATGGATCGAGCACTCGTCGGTTTCTTCTGACGGCTATGCATGCCTCTTCTTGGTTGAACTCACTCGACTTGTCATATCTTCATATTGTGTCTAGGGAAAATACATCGATAATTCTACGAAGTTCAGAGCCACATATATCCAGTTGCGAAGACCTAGTCTGTCCCCTGCGGTAGTGCACCTGCGGCACGAATGGCACAAACGACCTAGTCTGATGCTCGAGATGAATAACAAAGGAGAGAGCCTCCAATTCCCTATCCGACGTGTTCAGCAAATCGACATATGTTTCATGCAGGGAGTACGTTCTTTGTACACATAAAAGTTTAAAATAGCAAGCTATGCGTCTTAGCAGCTACTATTTCCACACGTTAAGAAAGCTATAACGAAGCTAAACTATTTAGCGTTTTATCAAAATAAGATAACTCCTAGAAAAGTTAGGCATGAAATATTCATATCACCTATAGATATGTCAAGAAATTCAATGATACAAACTTATACTACATAAGATGATTATAATAATAAAAGTAGTGCATAAATGTAAATTACATACCCAGGTCTAACTTTCAAATCCAAATATGGAAATATTTTGGTTTATTGGGAGAAATAGCGCTACTTTTTAGCCCTCGCTATTTAGCGAGCTATTAGCGGGAGATTCTATCTATCGCTAAAAGAACATGTCTTTGGGGAAAGTGTTGTGAATCCGCTATAGAGATGCTATACTATTTAAAACTTGGTACACATAAACCACAAACCATGACACCCAATCATGCAAGCTACTCAGTGCGTTCTATAAAGCTTATCGTAAGTTTTAACTAGAACGCCAAAAATTATGGAACAGATGAGTAGTCTATATTTTAAAATAACGATAGAGTTTTGAAACAAAGTAGTATtctttttgcgaaacacagtgcGTTCACAAAGATGAGGCTTATGAGCATATTCGAGAGACTAAACCTGCGAGATTGATCAAgggtcttgaaattgacgaagttccCAAATATGTCTCACTATCAATGGAAATATCATCTCCCATTGAAAACATATTTCGTTTTCATGAAACATTAAAAtgttaaacttgaattttgatccAATCTAGCTAGAACACCACTGCTATGGTAACCATCCAACTACAGACCTATAATACTCTAAACCTGAAAGCATGCACGCCACCTAGGCCAACCAAATAATACAAGCCGCAATTCCTTCTGGTGCTTTGGATCCGAACCCGGCAGGCAACGACACCGTACCCTCGCCTTCAAATACCAGCGACCGCAACGCCATACCCTAGCCACACACCAACTACGAGAGCCAGTGACGATATCACTGGTACCACATCAATAACAGCGAAGTGATTTGATAGCCCCCCCTGCAAATGGCCGGCAAGGACGTCGCCGCGAAGACTACCACCGCTGAGCCGAAGAGCGTGGAGCGGCGGCTATGGCGCGTGACTCGCGCCGTTCTCTACATGCTGCGGCGTGGCGTGCTGCCGTCCGGGCGTACGCCTGCCATGGACATCCGCCGCGGCAGGATCGCCGGCAAGGCCCTCAGCGGCTTCGTCAGCTTCCACCGCCATGCTGCCACCGCTCGCTCTAGCTCCGTAGCAGCGAGGCGACGATACGACGGCGAGGTCGCCGGCTACTACAACAACAGCTACGACGCGGCTGACATCGCCAGGGTGTTCGAGATGCTCAACGACAGCGGACACCTCTTCGACGACGAGGACGCGCTAGGGAGGGCGACGCCTTCTCCCGCGCTGCAGACCTTGGggtgcggcgcggcggcggcccaGCTGCGCGTCACTGGCACGCCGTTCGCGTCAAGCGAGCACCAGCAGGTGGACAGGAAGGCCGACGAGTTCATCAGCAGGTTCTACGAGCAGCTGCGTGCGCAgcagagcctcgcggccacgccggACTACTACGGCTACGCTGCAAGGCCGGTCGCCGCTTGATTTAGAGCTTTAGCGCACGACTGCTCGAGGCGGCCGATCCGGTCGCCCGGCAGGGTAGC includes the following:
- the LOC127309622 gene encoding uncharacterized protein, with the protein product MAGKDVAAKTTTAEPKSVERRLWRVTRAVLYMLRRGVLPSGRTPAMDIRRGRIAGKALSGFVSFHRHAATARSSSVAARRRYDGEVAGYYNNSYDAADIARVFEMLNDSGHLFDDEDALGRATPSPALQTLGCGAAAAQLRVTGTPFASSEHQQVDRKADEFISRFYEQLRAQQSLAATPDYYGYAARPVAA